The Notolabrus celidotus isolate fNotCel1 chromosome 16, fNotCel1.pri, whole genome shotgun sequence genomic sequence TTGACTGTATTAGCTTGCTGTTACAGGATGTGGTTAAGATGTTTGTACTCATATCAGTGAAAGGCAGAAAGTAAGAAACAAAGcacagcaaagaaagaaagaaagaaattaaagaagaaataaaaaagaacgtTAGTAAACAAGTCAGAGGTAAAATTGCAAAGGTCAGAATGTCAAATAAATCCCTCTGCTGCACACAGCAGTGTGATTACAGAGACTGCAGCTCTCTTTAATCACCCTGAGGGCCTCAGGTGTTGGAGACGCGAGTGAACACGAGGGACTTCCTGCCTCACTCCTGTGGGGACGTTGTGTGATTAAGCCTCCATAGTAACAGGTGGGCTAATGAGTAGTGTGAAAGTTGTACTGTATTTTACCTGAGCATATAAAGAGAtatgtttacaaagtgtttgAAGTAGACTGTGTCCCAGCTGAAAGAGGTGACTAGGATGACTGGTGTACTGTTGCCAAAGTGAAAGGTAGCCAGCTGTCCCTTTAGTAACCTGTGGCCCTTTTTAGAGTCagctttttgataaagcttatagttagagctggctcaggcttggacctggggtactgacacactggtatcctatctcacccccttccccccaacacactgggatcctgcctttccctctctctctcctctctgcctgtcacttactttaactctccctgtcccattaaagttactaaccatagacctttctggagactccagctgatacggacgtgctggactccagcggcaacagctactactactcgtctcatcactatcaccgctccctctctctcttattctcctctatccctctttccagacccaactcggtcgaggcagatggctgtctaacatgagtctggttctgctcgaggtttctgcctgttaaaggaagtttgtcctctccgctgtaactagctaaatactgcaaggtgcaatgctcatggtggattaaggtggggtcagactgagtcttatcctgtcttggtgttgggtctctgttcataatttgacatagagtggtctagacctgctctgtttgtaaaagagtcttgagataacgtttgttgtgatttggcgctatacaaatgaagattgattgtttgattgattgattgattgattgattgattgattgattgtttgattgattgattgattgattgattgtttgattgattgattgattgattgattgattgattgattgattgattgattgattgattgattgattgattgagggtCAACCTTCATTTTGGCCCAGGACACATGAATGCACACACTTCTGAAAGCCTGCGGCCTTCTGCAGGCTGCACTGCCTCTGAATGAGGCCTGAGAGATGGGAGCTCTGTGTTCTCCATACATCTTATGTGCATTCACATGTAGGAAAAGATGTCTGcttgttaaatattaaagaatGCATGGTGACATCTTGTAtaaccaaacattttttttttaattcatctaAAGTCAGTGTCTTTgacataaaacaacatattaTGTTATCAGTCGCAGTCTAATGTCATACATTTACTCTGACATTGATAAACccagagcaaaataaaactggattcaaCTGAACAACCTGGATATTGGGATTTTACTACGTATAGAGGTAAGTggttaattcagaaaaatggcagatttttatttattttacaaaaacttttctcataattccgagataattaacttttttaattcagaaaaaaaagttctgacagATTTCTGACTTGAATCTCagaatattatattttttaaaataatgcaccttaatcatttttttcagtggccctgatCCTCTTCTAGAGATGTGACGTTCGACGAAAGAGTTGGTCTCTCGAACGGCTCTTTTGAGTGAACGACGAGAACCAATTCACAGTTGCGAGCTGTTCATTTAAGAGCCGTTAttatatgcagattgcccacgctgccttcacgtgtcacctgcgtgccccatgagtcttttgttcacacttattgtctacactttgttattgtttacaatGTTTTGATGTGGTTtgagtcatagactgtataagatatggacgtagtatccgtgacgtcacccatctgttcctgagagctgttttgaagccaatcaacggcggcagccatattggaaatgcggaagtcaaccaggcatagtgtgacgtagtgtgagcctcctagccaacagctatgtgttcccgaccgggagtgacgtcagtcatgtccttatatgggcaaaacttgaaatcttaatatcttctgatatatatatatatagatatatatatatatatatatctatatatatatatagatatatatatatatccgtTAGAAAtacattcaccccccgtacagtgtgtgccattagagagattagcttcgtagggccaagccgttttttgaaccaggctgtaaacatgtttattaatgctgcaaagatcgtctttttcccattcatgtgtatgtggtttcctgtgtttctgcagccagcctcaagcggattctcaatgtattgcagtttataacacttctgcatgggcttcatcgtttgagactggaggttgccgcagGATTTGAGTCGAGGAgttgagctcctgtttgtaaagtagttcaggtgtagaaacaccaggtcGGGTAGTACAATTtagcatttacatttttataatgtcctaattttgttctagttgtatttatattttttatatacatatatatttattcttatttattatttttatattttttgtgtacatatatatttattcttatttattatttttatgttttatatacatatatatttatacttatttattatttttatattctttatatacatatatatttatacttatttattatttttatattctttatatacatatatatttattcttatttattatttttatatacatatatatttatacttatttattctttttatattctttatatacatatatatatttattcttatttattctttttatatttgatatacatatgtatttatacttatttattatttttaaattttttatatacatatatatttattcctactaattatttttatatgttttatatacatatatttatacctatttattactttaatattttttatatacatatatatttattcttatttattatttttatattttttatataggctacatatatatttattcttatttattatttttatgttttatatatacatatatatttattcttatttattatttttatattttaaatatatacatatgtatttattcgtatttattattttatatttttttatataggctacatatatatttattcttatttattatctttatgttttatatacatatatttcttcttatttattattttaatattttatatatacatatatatttattcttatttattattttaatattttatgtatacatatatatttattcgtatttattattttaatatttttttatataggctacatatatatttatttttatttattatttttacattttattttgtattgttcaaatgttcttctgtggaaaatttcacagtttaGTTGTTTttcatggaagttatctgtaaattcaaaatagtgatctcactgtggaAGCATGAGGATAGTGCACCATCTTATGGAAtttttacaatgccaaattaaatgataatcaatatttcagaataattcccactAATAGAGTATATAAgtatattggtgggatgtgtgagtttgaattattctgatccaaatcttatcttataactgctaccagtgattgttttcTTGATAAATCGAGTtccccctggttgacttcttaaaaataaatcaatataacaatgagccagagagccagtcttttgaacggctctttgaaaagAACGGCTCCTCAAGATTTTAAATGAGGATTGTTCAGCTGACGGATTATTGATCGGGGAAGGTCCGATATATGAACGTGTCTCCAACTCTACCGGACTCAATCACATCAGACAACTTTACGCAGACCACTCCCTCCTCCGTCACGGAAGCGCCAGGCTcctatttaaacagtctattgCCAGGCCTTTGATCAGCAGTCCTTTGGTCTCCATCAGGGGGTTAGGTTTCTGTTATATTTGATGGTGCTTTGATGGTGacatttgagtgtttttgaGAAAGGATACGACTGATGCATGTTGCTGGGTGACTGGAGGATTTGAACTGTTATCTGGTAAGACcgaatttaatatatttataaagtatgatAACAGGAAGTTAATAAAGTTTaattgaaacaataaaaacatgttttaatcttCTGGAGAAAGTCATTCACACAGAGGTACATTTGATAAAGAAAGGCAGCTCTTCACCTGAGAGAGATTTGTTTCCATAGAGAGCTCTGAGTTTGATGTCACAGTATTTATGAAGTTATTTGTAGATTGTGTTTATAGTGTTTATTTCCCTTCTCTGGACTCTCACAGAGAAGATGGATTTGAAAGTGAAGACACTCCTCGCCCTGATCTGTGTGACCGCCGTGGGTATGTTTCCAAGAGGATGCAGGCTGAGAAACTTCTTCTCTCACTATCAAAGCACTTCTTGTGCTtgtgataaatgttcatcagaaGGAGATCCGTGGTTCACGCAACGCTTCAACAAATCTGTGGCACCATTTCTGTCTTCAGAGTACAATCTCACAGAGGAAGCTTTTAACTGGTGGAAAGTAAGTGACCCGTGCTCTTTACATTTCCATGATCTTATATGTAAAGAGAAGCAGATTATGCTACTGAACTGGTCTAACAGCAACATGTGGTATGTTTGACAGCGCATGCAAGGAGAGAGGGGCAGCCTCAGTTCTTTCAGTAAAACAGTGGAAGGACTATTTCAGGTAGTCCCTCCCAGGCCGGATCTTGAAGAGCACAGCCCCTACCGCTGCAGGACATGTGCTGTGGTTGGTAATTCAGGCAACCTGAAGGGATCACATTATGGAGCTTTGATCAATTTCCAAGATGTTGTCATTAGGTAAATCCTTCAGCTCATAAAAGTGTATAaagtcttttctttgttttgtggtCATGGATAACAATTTAACACAATTTCAAGAATGTATGACAAATGTGATCATGTCTGTCCTAATGTCCAAAAGTCAGCTTAAAGTAATTCCTGATGTTCAATTTAGAATGAACAATGGTAGAGTCGAAGGCTATGAGGCAGACGTCGGGAACAGAACCACTCATCGCATCATGTATCCAGAGAGTGCCATGAATTTGGAGAACAACACCCACCTCGTGCTGTTTCCATTCAAGATACAAGATCTTCTGTGGGTCACCAAGGCCCTCACCACAGGATTCCATGGAACGTGAGTCAGAGTTTTATATCTCATGCCCAATGTTTGTGTCCAAAATGTTGAATacaaagaacacatcatgtcGTTGGTGGATTCACAGATAGCAGACTTCATCATCTCAGAgtagcagtgttaattttggaggctattttagtcttagtcttagtctttagacacaaatgcctgttagttttagtcacattttagtctttgatttttgccaaacatcttcactctttaaataattcatgtagtcgatcagatatcggtatcagggttataccaagtgttcaaatcgtcaatatttcactcctttaacacttttgcttgtgtaatatcttaaaggtgacatatcacgcttttttcatcaatatatattggtctaagaggtccccaaaacatgtctttaaagtttatgctcaaaaaaacactttgagaaccctcttcttcagccctcctcagaacactctgttttctctctgaccacgccccctcaggaagtggatgtggactcggctctccagcacgttgatctaatgtttgcatgttggctgaatatacacggctgctcagagatcacgttacttcaaccctctgaatctgatccagaatctgatcctgatggagaggcgcctgtagcaggacctttctgaaggattggtcacagatttagtgtttcttgttgttttatttgtcagtatgtagacgtgtgtcttggtacacagctacgaacatgtagctatgtggctatgctaactagcactagcacttatccatgataaataaaaatcatccactagatcttcaaatctgcagacgtggggagtcaaaccgacctctaccagaaaggcagcaggacctttctgaaggattggtcacagattctgtgttacttgttgttttgtcagtatgttgacgtgtgtcttggtacacagctacagctactaacatgtagctatgtagctatgctaactagcactagcacttatccatggcaaataaaaatcatccactagatcttcaaatctgcagacgtggggagtaaaaccgacctttgtgtttattaagacagcctacaactagcatgcctccctcctaagctccttgttagcacacatgtgtgcagggaatgaaaaacagaggaggagttaagttgtattttatacagtctatgggctgaacaagctctgagctctgacttcagttacagaccggatgtcgtgacgtaacaaaaacactgaaaactgaaacggctggtttcacacacattttcagaaaggtggagaaatcagaacagggacagaatggattcttttcattctcagagggtttgtagacatgccagggaaacatatttcaggtagagaaccattaaaaagtcgatttcgcatgatatgtcacctttaagttcaataattcagcctgtcactGTGATGGTATTTTGATTCTGTTGATCCacaaaaatgccatgaaaggactataGTGCTTATTTACGatggtccttgaatgtaccaGCAGTGAAaggcgcactggacagtcagtcagttcacggtaGGGCTGTGCAATACCACAAATTTTGGTGTCAATCCGATACCAAATAACACAGGGCCAGAATCACCGATAtcgatactgatactgatactttcTATCATTCAAAGTGTCTTATGTACTTTGATACATTACGTGTGttttaaaacactgaacagtttttaaaggcaaacaacaAATACTCTGTCTGAAgcatttccctcctcctccctcctttcctcttgaAACTCAGAGTTCTCTTTGACGTGGATTTTTAGATGTTTGAACTAATTGGTGGTGTTATCACAGTAGCGAACAGCCTTCCTACACATGTCAGAGTTCActacattttcagtgacagCTGTAAAATAGCTCCACAAGATGCTCCTCTTACTTTCAACCATCACGGCATGCAATGCATGTCTGATTGGCACCGTTAGGGTGTGTGATGTGGCGCGCTGCGTGCTGCGTTTGTTGGTTGTTTGAGCAGAcaggacagcagcagtggagaagTAAAGAGTGCATGCACTGAGTGTGTTCAAGAGAACAGAACGTTGTTTGCACAGACTCTTTGATGAACTGGATAAAACCtagaagagagaaactgaaactggTTCGATCCTATTGATGCTAGAATCGATCTGCAAAAACGAGGCATAGCTAGTATCTGTAGTATCCATATTTTGGGATCCATCTGCCCACCTTTAGTTCCTGCtactctgaaatgcatcagcATCTTtaatgacaaggagttgatccaaacttactaaatgtgtctgatgtatcaccaaactggaacaaatcaagctgtagatgcggagctttttacagttATAGCGAGGCGCTCAggtttaggtgctgtgaaaattattaattccatatgaaccacttcctaactttttaaatcatcagtgatgataaagaagcagtttatctatcagcttggtcgttgtttacttccgctttctgaaaccggaaatccagcaacgcctgacccagcatcctgcagaccagatccaacagagcagtcagactacatactaccttcaaatgaTGTATCCTCCTTTTACCTCCTTTCTGTACAAAAGAGAACACGATGAAGCTGATCTCCACGGTTCTCAAGCTTCAGGAGTTTTGCTAAACATGGGCTCTGTGGTGCGGTTGTTTGTGTGGGGGAGGAGGAGTAGGGGTGAGAATCCATTGGCCATGCTGATGCTGATTGCCAGGggtttgctgtgatttgtcCGTCCGTTGCTGCTTCCTGTCTGATAGAAAGTTTTTGACCCCCTGACAGCACATATATCACGCCTGGAGGGGGATACGGTGTGTGGGCTTGGTGCTGGCCCGAGCTTCTGCCCCTGGCTTTGGTTACACAAGATGTCACCATGCATTCTTTAATATTGAACAAGCAACCATCTTTTCCTACATGTGAATGCACATAAGATGTATGGAGAACACAGAGCCATCTTCTCTCAGGCCTCATTCAGAGGCAGTGCAGCCTGCAGAAGGCCACAGGCTTTCAGAAGTGTGTGCATTCATGTGTCCTGGGCTGAAATGAAGGTTGaccctcaatcaatcaatcaatcaatcaatcaatcaatcaatcaatcaatcaatcaatcaatcaatcaatcaatcaatcaatcaatctttatttgtatagctccaaatcacaacaaacgttatctcaagactcttttacaaacagagcaggtctagaccactctatgtcaaattatgaacagagacccaacaccaagacaggataagactcagtctgaccccaccttaatccaccatgagcattgcacctcacagtatttagctagttacagcagagaggacaaacttcctttaacaggcagaaacctcgagcagaaccagactcatgttagacagccatctgcctcgaccgagttgggtctggaaagagggatagaggagaataagagagagagggagcggtgatagtgatgagactagTAGTAGTatctgttgccgctggagtccagcacgtctgtatcagctggagtctggaacgttcacagcaggaggacgtctacggcagctcagaggaacctacgagacaagggagctcagggactccagaaaggtctatggttagtaactttaatgggacaggcagagttaaagtgagtgacaggtagagagaggagagcaaggGAAaggcaggatcccagtgtgtcagtgcgccagttcccccggcagtctaagcagggtcccacgcatcctggaaaacctggaaaaccttgaaaacagtcGACCAGCTTTCCAGTACTGGGAAACAACTgtaaaatgggagaaaaagtgaaatatcCTGGAAAaggatctctggaaaagagtgggaaccctgctaagcctacagcagcataactaaaaactggtccaagcctgatccagctctaactataagctttatcaaaaaggaaagtttgaaacctactcttaaaagtggagagggtgtctgccttcaggaccctgactggtagatgattccaaaggagaggggcctgataactgaaggctctacctcccatactacttttagagactttaggtacgaccaggtaggtcagaagaaggattttaaattctattctagatttatggggagtcagtgaagagaagctaacactggagagatgtgctctctcttcctagttctagtcaatattcgagctgcagtgttttgaactagctgaagagtctttagagacttattggggcagcctgataaaacggagttacagtaatctaaccttgaaggtaacaaatgcatggactatttctctgcgtcgctctgagacaggatgtgtctaattttagaaatattgcgtaagtgaaaaaaggctgaccttgagattagCTGAATGTGCAAGTTGACCTTGTCTCTATTATCAAGGCAAAAACAATTCAGCTGTCATTCTTCCCTGATTTAATACTCTTTTACTGTTCTCTTAGTATTCCAAGCATATGAAAACATAATCCATGCATCATATTGCTCATTGGACATATAACATCCTGGTCTTACTCAGTAAAGCACAGTGCATGTTGTACTTTATGAGATACTGGATCATGTTTTAGGGGCAGAAACTAAGACAGCAAGGTCGCACCTGACGTCGAAGAGAGGTGTGAGCTATGGCCAGTTTGTCATGGTTCATTTTCATGCAACACAGTAAGAGTGTTTCCACCTGTTTCAGTCTGAGGGTAGTTTAGACACCTTAATCACAGACCTTCAGAGTTACATTTAGCTTCATAATCAAACTAAGCTTTAATACCATGACAACACTCCAGAGCATCTTTATGTCCtcctgctgtcagtctgtgtcTTGTTTTTCATGGAAATGATGAGCATGTTTATTTGCACATGGAACAATGAAGTGAGAGTGGAAACATGTTCAGGGCCAGGTGTGAGCTCATGTATCAGAGCTGCTTACATGTAATCACATCACCTGCTGGGACCCATGGTAATGTTAGGCTGATAGTTTTGACTCTGGAAGATAAGCAACAGTTAAATCGTCAGTGAAACACAGTCAGCTTTGTTAGCAAAACCTGTCCTGCAGCTTTTATATGTGGCATCTTTAGACTACCCTGATCTCCTTTGTCATTGGGTTTCTGGCCTGGTTGTACAGGTACATgatccccctcccctcccccattTGTTGCCTAGAGGAACATTGTTGTTGATGGGTAGCATGAAGGATGgcaccaaagactgtataaacaatggacatagtatctgtgacgtcaccaatcggtttctgaagcactgttttgaagccaatccagCGAGTGTGacgtcaatcaagtcagctgggcctctcataatggaaaactcataatctaaatatctttgaaattgcagcgttagaaaaaaattctccccccatacagtgtgtgctgatagagaaatgagctatccagactacactcattttttgaagcaggctgtaaacatgtttatttctgctgtaaagatcaacttctttgaataggtgtgtatgtggtttcctgtacttccagaaaTGCAAATTTTAGTACTTCCgctttggactcatatttttatactggaggttaccgcttggatGGCACACATGAACTCGCTGAACTGAAGTAGTGTAGTGGTTCTGTACAAGTTATTATATCCATCATTTATCCAAGTCAAGAAGTAACACCCTGTgtgtaaaaggaagtttgtcctctctgctgtaactagctaaatgctgtgaggtgcaatgctcatggtggattaaggtggggtcagactgagtcttatcctgtcttggtgttgggtctctgttcataaattgacatagagtggtctagacctgctctgtttgtaaaagagtcttgagataacgtttgttgtgatttggcgctatacaaataaagattgattgattgattgattgattgattgattgattgattgattgattgattgattgattgattgattgattgattgatcatgaAAGTTCAGTCTAAAGCCtgacttctgcatcaaatcaacGGCATAGTCTACGCtgggggtccgtgtagctcctgtacctacacagaggcctacacacgtagctgacgtgcacctcctccaaaatgtaactacgcgtagaaacgacgtggactgcaagccctgtgattggtccgctcgacagcattgtatttcctgcatttacagcacttctgggccgtgtatttcatctcctcctctctattcttcatgtaatcatgtctgtatgataaacagcaacatgtatcagctgtagattaacataacatgctctgaatctctgtagaaaaggaaacagagatcatagcggggctggaagcaggcgccgactatcagagagaccacactgccctctagtgtttcggaaGAGAactgctgcgcgacacggacacatcgacgcacaagtacaGACCTGATCAAAATCTTAAGACCAGTTGAAAAATTGCTAGAATTTGCTGGACAATCCGAACACGTTCAAAAAGAGAAAGCTTCTTAGCTTTAGCCATCTGGAGGGCATGACAGTGTGAatgtgacagaaaatgaaaatttggagagttttttgttattttttgagcgatggtcttaaacttttgatcagctgataaacagcctatttcactttaattgt encodes the following:
- the LOC117828507 gene encoding CMP-N-acetylneuraminate-beta-galactosamide-alpha-2,3-sialyltransferase 1-like, producing MDLKVKTLLALICVTAVGMFPRGCRLRNFFSHYQSTSCACDKCSSEGDPWFTQRFNKSVAPFLSSEYNLTEEAFNWWKRMQGERGSLSSFSKTVEGLFQVVPPRPDLEEHSPYRCRTCAVVGNSGNLKGSHYGALINFQDVVIRMNNGRVEGYEADVGNRTTHRIMYPESAMNLENNTHLVLFPFKIQDLLWVTKALTTGFHGTSYRPVKSKIKANKDLVMVVNPAFMKYVHETWLGKKGRYPSTGFMALIMALHICDEIHVFGYGADNDGNWSHYWEVLRDKSFRTGVHPGNHEYDTILKLTEQQKIQFYSGW